In Candidatus Binatia bacterium, one DNA window encodes the following:
- a CDS encoding PaaI family thioesterase, with protein MAQPPVFEQYDQRIADGMLRANDQVTGLPAYLGVRFVEFGPGRLLATMEVRDELLTPFGTLHGGVMAGLVDHVLGCVLYPLMQRGQWAATTEFKLNYLAPVRSGTITAESTVLSLGKRTAVVRVEVTNDGRLACVAQGTLLVSDPPARTAG; from the coding sequence ATGGCGCAGCCGCCCGTTTTCGAGCAGTACGACCAGCGCATCGCCGACGGCATGCTGCGCGCGAACGACCAGGTCACCGGCTTGCCGGCCTACCTCGGCGTGCGCTTCGTCGAGTTCGGCCCGGGACGCTTGCTCGCGACGATGGAGGTGCGCGACGAGCTCCTGACGCCGTTCGGCACGCTGCACGGCGGCGTCATGGCGGGGCTCGTCGACCACGTCCTCGGCTGCGTGCTCTATCCGCTGATGCAGCGCGGGCAGTGGGCCGCGACCACCGAGTTCAAGCTCAACTACCTCGCACCGGTGCGCAGCGGCACGATCACCGCCGAGTCGACCGTGCTGTCGCTCGGCAAGCGCACCGCGGTGGTGCGCGTCGAGGTGACGAACGACGGTCGGCTCGCGTGCGTCGCGCAGGGCACGCTGCTGGTCTCGGATCCGCCGGCCCGCACGGCAGGCTGA
- a CDS encoding PD-(D/E)XK nuclease family protein: MTWPAKSLVVAADAATRTAAAARWLEAQRADAELLVVAASQQAADELVRDATRAHGARFGVHRTTLGRLAALLAVPGLARERLAPASQLSLTAVAARATYRALKEGRLPYLGRVADRPGFATALARTLDELRTSGIGTDALRALGRTGRDLAELADAAAAELDALRVADRARVLATATAAARDAAAPVPVGLPLLLLDVPLASAAEVELVRALAERAPAALATAPDGDTLGVERLSRALGCAPERAAGAAAEGSLGRLQQHLFADTAPEPASLDEGVTLRGWPGVARECVEIARQIQEEAARGVPFDRIAVFLHAASDYGVQLEEALQRAAIPACFARGTTRPHPGGRALLALLACAAEKLSARRFAEYLSLGQVPDPALANGGSFVPPSDELLRLDVGRTDDDAAHATDEEHDDPTAGDPDAAARRAGTVRAPWRWEQLLVDAAVIGSKERWQRRLDGLAREIEEQRAGLDPADEGRIAACERRLEDLAHLRAFALPLIERLAALPERASWGEWLEHLRALVRAAVRDPEPVLTVLAELEPIAPVGPVELDEVRFVLTPQLRDLQVPPAPRRYGAVFVAPAESARGLVFDVVFVPGLAEKLFPRKIVEEPLLPDALREQLDGEKLPTQATRVAQERLALRLAVGAARSRVHLSYPRVDVEQARARVPSFYLLEALRATEGRLPGFDELAQRTSAASSARLGWPAPEVPEQAIDDAEYDLALLAPLVDVDEHTAQGAARYLLGTNPHLERALRARARRWHPRWLPSDGLVDPGEHGRAALARHQLAARSFSPTALQHYATCPYRFFLQALVRLAPREEPVAIESMDALTRGALFHDVQYEVLTALKARELLPVRPETLEEAQAIADEALERLAGEKREELAPAIPRVWDDAIAGMRADLHEWLHRAARATDGFVPDRFEVAFGIVDRERSYQDPASSKEPVPLEGGLLLRGSIDLVERDARGVLRVTDHKTGKPRASAGLVIGGGTVLQPVLYALACERRLEAPVESGRLYYCTADGGYTDVVVPLDARAREAAATVIETIGGALAEGFLPAAPSEGACRWCDYRPVCGPYEEQRVQRKPKDRLAPLERLRKMP; encoded by the coding sequence GTGACGTGGCCTGCGAAGTCGCTGGTCGTCGCCGCCGACGCAGCGACGCGGACCGCCGCCGCGGCACGCTGGCTCGAAGCGCAACGTGCCGACGCCGAGCTGCTCGTCGTCGCGGCGAGCCAGCAGGCCGCGGACGAGCTGGTCCGCGACGCGACGCGCGCGCACGGCGCACGCTTCGGCGTGCACCGCACGACGCTCGGACGCCTCGCGGCGCTGCTCGCGGTGCCGGGCCTCGCGCGCGAGCGCCTCGCGCCGGCGAGCCAGCTGTCGCTGACCGCGGTCGCGGCGCGCGCCACCTACCGGGCGCTCAAGGAAGGACGTCTGCCCTACCTCGGCCGCGTCGCCGACCGCCCGGGCTTCGCGACCGCGCTCGCGCGCACGCTCGACGAGCTGCGCACGAGCGGCATCGGGACCGACGCGCTGCGCGCCCTCGGCCGCACGGGACGCGACCTCGCGGAGCTCGCCGACGCCGCCGCGGCCGAGCTCGACGCGCTGCGGGTCGCCGACCGCGCGCGCGTGCTCGCGACCGCGACCGCTGCGGCGCGCGACGCGGCCGCCCCCGTGCCGGTCGGGCTGCCGCTGCTGCTGCTCGACGTGCCGCTCGCGTCGGCGGCGGAGGTCGAGCTCGTCCGTGCGCTCGCCGAGCGCGCGCCCGCGGCGCTCGCCACCGCGCCCGACGGCGACACGCTCGGCGTCGAGCGCCTCTCGCGCGCGCTCGGCTGCGCGCCGGAGCGCGCCGCCGGCGCCGCAGCGGAAGGCTCGCTCGGGCGCCTGCAGCAGCACCTCTTCGCCGACACCGCGCCCGAGCCGGCGTCGCTCGACGAGGGCGTCACGCTGCGCGGCTGGCCGGGCGTCGCGCGCGAGTGCGTCGAGATCGCGCGCCAGATCCAGGAAGAAGCCGCGCGCGGCGTGCCGTTCGACCGCATCGCCGTCTTCCTGCACGCGGCGAGCGACTACGGCGTGCAGCTCGAAGAAGCGCTGCAGCGCGCCGCGATCCCGGCCTGCTTCGCGCGCGGCACGACGCGTCCGCACCCCGGCGGGCGCGCGTTGCTGGCGCTGCTCGCGTGCGCCGCGGAGAAGCTGTCGGCACGGCGCTTCGCCGAGTACCTGTCGCTCGGCCAGGTGCCGGATCCCGCGCTCGCGAACGGCGGCTCCTTCGTCCCGCCGAGCGACGAGCTGCTGCGCCTCGACGTCGGCCGCACCGACGACGACGCCGCGCACGCCACGGACGAGGAGCACGACGACCCGACCGCGGGCGATCCCGACGCCGCCGCGCGCCGCGCGGGCACCGTGCGCGCGCCGTGGCGCTGGGAGCAGCTCCTGGTCGACGCCGCGGTGATCGGCAGCAAGGAGCGCTGGCAGCGGCGTCTCGACGGCCTCGCCCGCGAGATCGAGGAGCAGCGCGCGGGCCTCGATCCGGCCGACGAGGGACGCATCGCCGCCTGCGAGCGCCGCCTCGAGGACCTCGCGCACCTGCGCGCCTTCGCGCTGCCGCTGATCGAGCGTCTCGCGGCGCTGCCCGAGAGGGCGTCGTGGGGCGAGTGGCTCGAGCACCTGCGCGCGCTCGTGCGCGCCGCGGTGCGCGACCCCGAGCCGGTGCTGACGGTGCTCGCCGAGCTCGAGCCGATCGCGCCGGTCGGACCGGTCGAGCTCGACGAGGTGCGTTTTGTCTTGACGCCGCAGCTACGCGACCTGCAGGTGCCGCCCGCGCCGCGCCGCTACGGCGCGGTGTTCGTCGCGCCGGCGGAGAGCGCGCGCGGGCTGGTCTTCGACGTCGTGTTCGTGCCCGGGCTCGCGGAGAAGCTCTTCCCGCGCAAGATCGTCGAGGAGCCCTTGCTGCCCGACGCGCTGCGCGAGCAGCTCGACGGCGAGAAGCTGCCGACGCAGGCGACGCGCGTCGCGCAGGAGCGTCTCGCGCTGCGTCTCGCCGTCGGCGCGGCGCGCTCGCGCGTGCACCTCTCGTATCCGCGGGTCGACGTCGAGCAGGCGCGCGCGCGGGTGCCGTCGTTCTACTTGCTCGAGGCGCTGCGTGCGACGGAGGGTCGCCTGCCGGGCTTCGACGAGCTCGCGCAGCGCACGAGCGCGGCGTCATCGGCGCGTCTCGGCTGGCCCGCGCCCGAGGTGCCCGAGCAGGCGATCGACGACGCGGAGTACGACCTGGCGCTGCTCGCGCCGCTGGTCGACGTCGACGAGCACACCGCGCAGGGCGCCGCGCGCTACCTGCTCGGCACGAACCCGCACCTCGAGCGCGCCCTGCGCGCCCGCGCCCGGCGCTGGCATCCGCGCTGGCTGCCGTCCGACGGTCTCGTCGATCCGGGCGAGCACGGACGCGCGGCGCTCGCCCGCCACCAGCTCGCGGCGCGCTCGTTCTCGCCCACCGCGCTGCAGCACTACGCGACCTGCCCGTACCGCTTCTTCCTGCAGGCGCTCGTGCGGCTCGCGCCGCGCGAGGAGCCGGTCGCGATCGAGAGCATGGACGCGCTGACCCGCGGCGCGCTGTTCCACGACGTGCAGTACGAGGTCCTGACCGCTTTGAAGGCCCGCGAGCTGCTGCCCGTCCGTCCGGAGACGCTGGAGGAAGCCCAGGCGATCGCCGACGAAGCGCTCGAGCGCCTCGCCGGCGAGAAGCGCGAGGAGCTCGCGCCGGCGATCCCGCGCGTCTGGGACGACGCGATCGCCGGCATGCGCGCCGACCTGCACGAGTGGCTGCACCGCGCGGCGCGCGCGACCGACGGCTTCGTCCCGGATCGCTTCGAGGTCGCGTTCGGGATCGTCGATCGCGAGCGCTCCTACCAGGATCCGGCGAGCAGCAAGGAGCCCGTGCCGCTCGAAGGGGGCCTTCTGCTGCGCGGCTCGATCGATCTGGTCGAGCGCGACGCGCGCGGCGTGCTGCGCGTCACCGACCACAAGACCGGCAAGCCGCGCGCGAGCGCGGGGCTCGTGATCGGCGGCGGCACGGTGCTGCAGCCGGTGCTCTACGCGCTCGCCTGCGAGAGGCGGCTCGAAGCGCCCGTCGAGTCGGGACGCCTCTACTACTGCACCGCGGACGGCGGCTACACCGACGTCGTCGTGCCGCTCGACGCCCGCGCGCGCGAGGCGGCGGCGACGGTGATCGAGACCATCGGCGGCGCGCTCGCCGAAGGCTTCCTTCCCGCCGCGCCGTCCGAGGGCGCGTGCAGGTGGTGCGACTACCGCCCGGTGTGCGGGCCGTACGAGGAGCAGCGCGTGCAGCGCAAGCCGAAGGACCGGCTCGCGCCGCTCGAGCGCCTGAGGAAGATGCCGTGA
- a CDS encoding DNA polymerase II, with protein sequence MPAGLILQPTYQMRDERPVVQLFGRLVDGRPFLVEDDRFRPYFFLRTRDVGLLGQVPGMTIEANELRDMDGRPVVRVTVPTPGLVATLRDRLAREGVPTYEADVRFAYRYLIDHGIRAAATIEGEEEPREGGLVLFRNPVLRPGVERPELRVLSLDIETSPDASRIYSVAFVGCGVEEAHLVTKREVKSAICHADERRLLEGVVRRVRELDPDVLLGWNVVDFDLRVLARRCSALRVKCQLGQVPGDVRFEQDSTFTRQGRANVPGRMVLDAAGLVRDAIRFEDYRLDTVARALLGRGKLIDTDAPDAAAEIARLYRRDPEALVAYNLEDARLALEIVEQEGLLALTIERSLLSGMQLDRVGASIASFDQIYLPELRRRGVVAPNVDADRSGVTVQGGAVLDSVPGLFRNVAVFDFKSLYPSLIRTFNLDPLAHARARQGDPDVVCAPNGARFSRSDAILPALIDGFVERREAAKARGDRHADQAIKIMMNALFGVLGAPACRFFDPEIANAITTFGQQTLLWTKAAFEAEGFTVLYGDTDSVFVKLTGDDAGPAACEEAQALRAKVEAHVVARVREQYRVEPKLTLELEHVLERFFMPRVRSGLGGSKKRYAGWVDGKLLVVGLESVRRDWPAIARRLQEGILTRVFTDEDPMPFVTEVVRQVRAGELDSELVYAKRIRKGSLDRYTAATPPHVQAARKLGADVGPVIRYVITRQGPEPVLPGRPLPDDVDRAHYVDKVLRPIADAILPALGRSFDEATGEPRQLSLL encoded by the coding sequence ATGCCGGCCGGGCTGATCCTCCAGCCGACCTACCAGATGCGCGACGAGCGCCCGGTGGTGCAGCTCTTCGGGCGACTGGTGGACGGACGGCCGTTCCTCGTCGAGGACGACCGCTTCCGACCGTACTTCTTCCTGCGCACGCGCGACGTCGGGCTGCTCGGTCAAGTACCGGGCATGACCATCGAGGCGAACGAGCTGCGCGACATGGACGGCCGCCCGGTGGTGCGGGTCACCGTGCCGACGCCCGGCCTGGTCGCGACGCTGCGCGACCGTCTCGCCCGCGAGGGCGTGCCGACCTACGAGGCCGACGTCCGCTTCGCCTACCGCTACCTGATCGACCACGGCATCCGCGCGGCGGCGACGATCGAGGGCGAGGAGGAGCCGCGCGAGGGCGGCCTCGTGCTGTTCCGCAACCCGGTGCTGCGCCCCGGCGTCGAGCGCCCCGAGCTGCGCGTGCTGTCGCTCGACATCGAGACGTCGCCCGACGCGAGCCGCATCTACTCGGTGGCGTTCGTCGGCTGCGGCGTCGAGGAGGCGCACCTCGTCACGAAGCGCGAGGTCAAAAGCGCCATCTGCCACGCCGACGAGCGCCGGCTGCTCGAGGGCGTCGTGCGGCGCGTGCGCGAGCTCGATCCCGACGTGCTGCTCGGCTGGAACGTCGTCGACTTCGACCTGCGCGTGCTCGCGCGGCGCTGCTCGGCGCTGCGCGTGAAGTGTCAGCTCGGGCAGGTCCCGGGCGACGTCCGCTTCGAGCAGGACAGCACCTTCACCCGTCAAGGACGCGCCAACGTCCCGGGTCGCATGGTGCTCGACGCCGCGGGGCTCGTGCGCGACGCGATCCGCTTCGAGGACTACCGGCTCGACACCGTCGCGCGCGCGCTTCTCGGCCGCGGCAAGCTGATCGACACCGACGCGCCGGATGCGGCGGCGGAGATCGCGCGCCTCTACCGGCGCGATCCCGAAGCGCTCGTCGCCTACAACCTCGAGGACGCGCGGCTCGCGCTCGAGATCGTCGAGCAGGAGGGTCTGCTCGCGCTGACGATCGAGCGCAGCCTGCTGTCGGGCATGCAGCTCGACCGCGTCGGCGCGAGCATCGCGTCGTTCGACCAGATCTACCTGCCGGAGCTGCGCCGGCGCGGCGTCGTCGCGCCGAACGTCGACGCCGACCGCTCCGGCGTCACCGTGCAAGGCGGCGCGGTGCTCGACTCCGTCCCCGGGCTCTTCCGCAACGTCGCGGTGTTCGACTTCAAGAGCCTCTACCCGAGCCTGATCCGCACCTTCAATCTCGACCCGCTGGCGCACGCGCGCGCGCGGCAAGGCGACCCCGACGTCGTCTGCGCGCCGAACGGAGCGCGCTTCTCGCGCTCGGACGCGATCCTGCCGGCGCTGATCGACGGCTTCGTCGAGCGTCGCGAGGCGGCGAAGGCGCGCGGCGACCGCCACGCGGATCAGGCGATCAAGATCATGATGAACGCGCTCTTCGGCGTGCTCGGGGCGCCGGCGTGCCGCTTCTTCGACCCGGAGATCGCGAACGCGATCACCACTTTTGGCCAGCAGACGCTGCTCTGGACGAAGGCCGCGTTCGAGGCCGAGGGCTTCACCGTGCTGTACGGCGACACCGACTCGGTGTTCGTCAAGCTGACCGGCGACGACGCGGGTCCGGCGGCGTGCGAGGAGGCGCAGGCGCTGCGCGCGAAGGTCGAGGCGCACGTCGTCGCGCGCGTGCGCGAGCAGTACCGGGTCGAGCCGAAGCTCACGCTCGAGCTCGAGCACGTGCTCGAGCGCTTCTTCATGCCGCGCGTGCGCTCGGGGCTCGGCGGCAGCAAGAAGCGCTACGCCGGCTGGGTCGACGGCAAGCTGCTGGTCGTCGGGCTCGAGTCGGTGCGGCGCGACTGGCCGGCGATCGCGCGCCGCCTGCAGGAGGGCATCCTGACGCGCGTGTTCACCGACGAGGACCCGATGCCGTTCGTCACCGAGGTCGTGCGTCAGGTGCGCGCGGGCGAGCTGGATTCCGAGCTGGTCTACGCGAAGCGCATCCGCAAGGGCTCGCTCGACCGCTACACCGCCGCCACGCCGCCGCACGTGCAGGCGGCGCGCAAGCTCGGCGCCGACGTGGGCCCCGTGATCCGCTACGTCATCACGCGCCAGGGCCCCGAGCCGGTGCTGCCGGGCCGGCCGCTGCCCGACGACGTCGACCGCGCGCACTACGTCGACAAGGTGCTGCGGCCGATCGCCGACGCGATCCTGCCCGCGCTCGGTCGTAGCTTCGACGAGGCGACCGGCGAGCCGCGTCAGCTCTCGCTCCTGTGA
- the dmeF gene encoding CDF family Co(II)/Ni(II) efflux transporter DmeF produces the protein MHQHESIEAWQHDHNYLTDEHARAERNTWRVIWLTGAMMVIEIVAGSLFGSMALLADGWHMGSHASALGISAFAYAYARRHADNARYSFGTWKVGVLGGYTSAVVLGVIAVLIAWESLGRFFSPLSISFNEAILVAVVGLVVNLVSAWLLDAPHPDQEKAHGPADDATVVRRAHREHRDHNLRAAYFHVLADALTSVFAIVALLAGKYLGWLWMDPFVGILGSLIIARWAIGLLRDTSRVLLDGDVEPELAERLKQRIERHADNRITDLHLWRVGPHQLCAMISVVTHDPRPPEHYKRLIEDEIDLSHVTVEVNRCPGQTCAVQ, from the coding sequence ATGCATCAGCACGAATCGATCGAGGCCTGGCAGCACGACCACAACTACCTGACCGACGAGCACGCCCGGGCCGAGCGCAACACCTGGCGCGTCATCTGGCTCACCGGGGCGATGATGGTGATCGAGATCGTCGCCGGGTCGCTGTTCGGCTCGATGGCGCTGCTCGCCGACGGCTGGCACATGGGGAGCCACGCCTCGGCGCTCGGCATCAGCGCGTTTGCCTACGCGTACGCGCGGCGGCACGCGGACAACGCGCGCTACTCGTTCGGCACCTGGAAGGTCGGCGTGCTGGGCGGCTACACGAGCGCCGTCGTGCTCGGCGTGATCGCCGTGCTGATCGCGTGGGAGTCGCTCGGACGCTTCTTCTCGCCGCTCTCGATCAGCTTCAACGAGGCGATCCTGGTCGCGGTCGTCGGCCTGGTCGTGAACCTGGTCTCGGCGTGGCTGCTCGACGCGCCGCACCCCGATCAGGAGAAGGCGCATGGCCCCGCCGACGACGCCACGGTGGTCCGCCGCGCGCACCGCGAGCACCGCGACCACAACCTGCGCGCCGCCTACTTCCACGTGCTGGCCGACGCGCTGACCTCGGTGTTCGCGATCGTCGCGCTGCTCGCCGGCAAGTACCTCGGCTGGCTGTGGATGGACCCGTTCGTCGGCATCCTCGGCTCGCTGATCATCGCGCGCTGGGCGATCGGGCTCTTGCGCGACACCTCGCGCGTGCTGCTCGACGGCGACGTCGAGCCCGAGCTCGCCGAGCGCCTGAAGCAGCGCATCGAGCGCCACGCCGACAACCGCATCACGGACCTGCACCTCTGGCGCGTGGGACCCCACCAGCTGTGCGCGATGATCAGCGTCGTCACGCACGACCCGCGCCCGCCCGAGCACTACAAGCGGCTGATCGAGGACGAGATCGACCTGTCGCACGTCACCGTCGAGGTGAACCGCTGCCCGGGTCAGACCTGCGCCGTGCAGTGA
- a CDS encoding UvrD-helicase domain-containing protein, translating to MRSPLADQEARDRIARDLDATLVVEAAAGTGKTTALVSRMVRLLASGTATLDRIVALTFTEAAAGELKLRLRSEIERARQAPETTAEERARLTDALPHLEQARIGTIHSFCADVLRERPVEAGIDPLFEVAADDVAGEIFARAFDRWFERQLESPREGVRRVLRWRADRDESARGMLRAAAWSLIERRDFPTPWQRTPFEREPEIDALVTELADLARWAESGNPDDWFVKSLAEIASFVRDVERREALRGRDYDALEAGLRELARHRLWRWRGRRTNDGFPRDELLARRDALKERLDAFVAASGADLAPLLRDELWEVVEAYEALKSRTGCLDFLDLLVRTRDLVRGDASVRADLQRRFTHVFVDEFQDTDPLQVEILLLLAADDPSVDDWRRVRPVPGKLFLVGDPKQSIYRFRRADVALYESVKQQLLACGASLVYLTVSFRAVPDIQEAVNAAFAPRMRGDSPSQAAYVALEPCREGVTTQPAVVALPVPYPYGDRQIANFRIEESLPDAVAAFVDWLVRKSGWTVTERERPNERVPVQARHVCVLFRRFRSFGRDMTRPYARALEARQLPHLLVGGGSFHQREEIEALRCALGAVERPDDELLVYATLRGPLFALCDADLLAFRETVGSLHPFRQVPDDAPQPIAEVASALAVLRELHRGRNRRPLADTISRLLAATRAHAAFAIWPSGEQALANVARLLDLARRAERRGTISFRAFVQQLEDEAEHGEAREAPIFEEGTDGVRIMTVHRAKGLEFPVVILADMTAHETPEQPQRHVDAARGLCAMRIARCSPRELLDNAELEMQREREEATRLLYVAATRARDLLVVPVIGDERFSGWLSALDPAVYPAPERASRPEAPQGPGCPPRVGRDSVLERPPNSFGPRMTVVPGVHRPEAGEHRVVWWDPATLELGARESIGLRQQRLLAADDGNVRAEQSVVAHAAWRAERERVRTTAAAPSVRVVTPSGDEALGLALDAEPRVAPEVTVEQVASADLARPHGKRFGALVHAVLATVALDADAAAVTDAAVLHGRVLGASDEEVEAAAAAAQRALAHPLVARAAAAAKRGACRRECPVTLEVDGVLVEGVVDVAFREEDPTPGWVVVDFKSDLEIAGRLDGYRRQVELYARAVARATGEPARAVLLRV from the coding sequence GTGAGGTCCCCGCTCGCCGACCAGGAAGCCCGCGACCGCATCGCGCGCGACCTCGACGCGACGCTGGTCGTCGAGGCCGCCGCCGGCACCGGCAAGACCACCGCGCTCGTGAGCCGCATGGTGCGTCTGCTCGCGAGCGGCACCGCGACGCTCGACCGCATCGTCGCGCTGACCTTCACCGAGGCCGCGGCGGGCGAGCTCAAGCTACGGCTGCGCAGCGAGATCGAGCGCGCGCGTCAGGCACCGGAGACGACCGCGGAGGAGCGCGCGCGGCTGACGGACGCCCTGCCCCACCTCGAGCAGGCGCGCATCGGCACGATCCACTCGTTCTGCGCGGACGTGCTGCGCGAGCGTCCGGTCGAGGCGGGGATCGATCCGCTGTTCGAGGTCGCCGCCGACGACGTCGCGGGCGAGATCTTCGCGCGCGCCTTCGATCGCTGGTTCGAGCGCCAGCTCGAGTCGCCGCGCGAGGGCGTGCGGCGCGTGCTGCGCTGGCGCGCCGACCGCGACGAGTCGGCCCGCGGCATGCTGCGCGCGGCGGCCTGGAGCCTGATCGAGCGGCGCGACTTCCCGACGCCCTGGCAGCGCACGCCGTTCGAGCGCGAGCCCGAGATCGACGCGCTGGTCACGGAGCTCGCCGACCTCGCGCGCTGGGCCGAGTCCGGCAATCCCGACGACTGGTTCGTCAAGTCGCTCGCCGAGATCGCGTCCTTCGTGCGCGACGTCGAGCGCCGCGAGGCGCTGCGCGGCCGCGACTACGACGCGCTCGAGGCGGGTCTGCGCGAGCTCGCGCGCCACCGGCTGTGGCGCTGGCGCGGACGCCGCACGAACGACGGCTTCCCGCGCGACGAGCTGCTCGCGCGCCGCGACGCGCTGAAGGAGCGGCTCGACGCCTTCGTCGCCGCGTCGGGCGCGGATCTCGCGCCGCTGCTGCGCGACGAGCTCTGGGAGGTGGTCGAGGCCTACGAGGCGCTCAAGAGCCGCACCGGCTGCCTCGACTTTCTCGACCTGCTGGTGCGCACGCGCGACCTGGTGCGCGGCGACGCGAGCGTGCGCGCGGATCTGCAGCGCCGCTTCACGCACGTCTTCGTCGACGAGTTCCAGGACACCGACCCGCTGCAGGTCGAGATCCTGCTGCTGCTCGCGGCCGACGATCCGTCGGTCGACGACTGGCGGCGCGTGCGCCCGGTGCCGGGCAAGCTCTTCCTGGTCGGCGATCCGAAGCAGTCGATCTACCGCTTCCGCCGCGCCGACGTGGCGCTCTACGAGTCCGTCAAGCAGCAGCTCCTCGCCTGCGGCGCGTCGCTCGTCTACTTGACGGTGAGCTTCCGCGCCGTTCCGGACATCCAGGAGGCCGTGAATGCGGCGTTCGCGCCGCGGATGCGCGGCGACTCGCCGAGCCAGGCGGCGTACGTCGCGCTCGAGCCCTGCCGCGAGGGCGTCACGACGCAGCCCGCGGTGGTCGCGCTGCCCGTGCCCTACCCCTACGGCGACCGCCAGATCGCGAACTTCCGCATCGAGGAGTCGCTGCCCGACGCGGTGGCCGCGTTCGTCGACTGGCTCGTGCGCAAGAGCGGCTGGACGGTGACCGAGCGCGAGCGTCCGAACGAGCGCGTGCCGGTGCAGGCGCGGCACGTCTGCGTGCTGTTCCGCCGCTTCCGCTCGTTCGGCCGCGACATGACGCGGCCCTACGCGCGCGCGCTCGAAGCGCGTCAGCTGCCGCACCTGCTGGTCGGCGGCGGGTCGTTCCACCAGCGCGAGGAGATCGAGGCGCTGCGCTGCGCGCTCGGCGCGGTCGAGCGTCCGGACGACGAGCTGCTGGTCTACGCGACGCTGCGCGGTCCGCTGTTCGCGCTGTGCGACGCGGACCTGCTCGCCTTCCGCGAGACGGTCGGCTCGCTGCACCCCTTCCGTCAAGTACCGGACGACGCGCCGCAGCCGATCGCGGAGGTCGCGAGCGCGCTCGCCGTGCTGCGCGAGCTGCACCGCGGACGCAACCGGCGTCCGCTCGCCGACACGATCTCGCGTCTGCTCGCGGCGACGCGCGCGCACGCGGCGTTCGCGATCTGGCCGAGCGGCGAGCAGGCGCTGGCCAACGTCGCGCGGCTGCTCGACCTCGCGCGGCGCGCCGAGCGCCGCGGCACGATCTCGTTCCGCGCCTTCGTGCAGCAGCTCGAGGACGAGGCCGAGCACGGCGAGGCGCGCGAGGCGCCGATCTTCGAGGAAGGCACCGACGGCGTTCGCATCATGACCGTGCACCGCGCCAAGGGCCTCGAGTTCCCGGTCGTGATCCTCGCCGACATGACCGCGCACGAGACGCCGGAGCAGCCGCAGCGCCACGTCGATGCGGCGCGCGGCCTGTGCGCGATGCGCATCGCGCGCTGCTCGCCGCGCGAGCTGCTCGACAACGCCGAGCTCGAGATGCAGCGCGAGCGCGAGGAGGCGACGCGCCTGCTCTACGTCGCGGCGACGCGCGCCCGCGACCTGCTGGTCGTGCCGGTGATCGGCGACGAGCGCTTCTCGGGCTGGCTGTCGGCGCTCGACCCGGCAGTCTACCCGGCGCCCGAGCGCGCGAGCCGTCCCGAGGCGCCGCAGGGGCCGGGCTGCCCACCGCGCGTCGGCCGCGACAGCGTGCTCGAGCGTCCGCCGAATTCCTTCGGGCCGCGCATGACCGTCGTTCCCGGCGTGCACCGTCCCGAGGCCGGCGAGCACCGCGTGGTGTGGTGGGATCCGGCGACGCTCGAGCTCGGCGCGCGCGAGAGCATCGGGCTCCGCCAGCAGCGGCTGCTCGCCGCCGACGACGGCAACGTCCGCGCCGAGCAGAGCGTCGTCGCGCACGCCGCGTGGCGCGCCGAGCGCGAGCGCGTGCGCACGACGGCGGCCGCGCCGAGCGTACGCGTCGTCACGCCGAGCGGCGACGAGGCGCTCGGGCTCGCGCTCGACGCCGAGCCGCGCGTCGCGCCGGAGGTGACGGTCGAGCAGGTCGCGAGCGCAGATCTCGCGCGGCCGCACGGCAAGCGCTTCGGCGCGCTCGTGCACGCGGTGCTGGCGACGGTCGCGCTCGACGCGGATGCCGCCGCCGTCACCGACGCGGCGGTGCTGCACGGCCGCGTGCTGGGCGCCTCGGACGAAGAGGTCGAGGCCGCGGCGGCCGCGGCGCAGCGCGCGCTCGCGCACCCGCTCGTCGCGCGCGCCGCCGCGGCGGCGAAGCGCGGCGCCTGCCGCCGCGAGTGTCCGGTGACGCTCGAGGTCGACGGCGTGCTCGTCGAGGGCGTGGTCGACGTCGCCTTCCGCGAGGAGGATCCGACGCCGGGCTGGGTCGTCGTCGACTTCAAGAGCGACCTCGAGATCGCGGGGCGGCTCGACGGATACCGTCGTCAAGTAGAACTTTATGCTCGGGCCGTGGCGCGCGCGACGGGCGAGCCGGCGCGCGCGGTGCTGCTCCGCGTCTGA